Genomic DNA from Sphingobium sp. V4:
GCGAGCCCTGGCTGGAGGAAAATCCCGATACTGTCGACCGGCTGCTGCGCGCGCTGGCGCGGGCGGCGGCCTGGTGCGACGATCCGGCGAACCATGCGGCGCTGGCCGAGCTGATGGCGGCGGCGCGCTATGTCGACCAGCCCGCCGAGCTGATCCTGCGCGCGCTGGGCGGCCGGATCGTCGCGCGGGCGGGCGAGCCGGCGATCGCCAATCCTGATTTCATGCTGTTCAGCCGCGAAGCGACGCCCTTTCCGTGGCGCAGCCAGGCGCTGTGGATCTATTCGCAGCTGGTGCGCTGGAACATGGTGGCGCATGACGCCGCGACCGCGGCGAAGGCCGGGGCGGTGTTCCGTCCGGACATTTTCCGCCGTGCGCTGGCGGACAGCGACATGCCGATGCCCGGTGCCAGCATGAAGCTGGAAGGGGCGGTCGACCTGCCCTTGGCGGTGGGATCGCGCCGGGGCGAACTGACCCTGGGGCCGGACCGGTTTTTCGACGGGCGGGTGTTCGATCCGGAAAAGATCGACGATTTCCTGGCGGGGTTCGCGCAGCCGCGCTGAGCGGCCTTGATTTTTGTGCCTTGCAACATGGCGCGAATCGCGAGATACTATCGGAGTCGCGCGATGAAGCGCACGTAAATCGGATGCGCCGTCCCAAGGTGGGGATCGCGTTTCCTCACCAGATTTTACAGCAAAGCCGCTGACCGGGCTCACCCCATGGTGATGTCCGGCCTGCGGCTTTTTTCATGTCCATTCGCTTTAATTGGGGACGTAGCATGGCAACCGCTTATTGGGATCGCGAGGAAGAGGGCCGGGCGCCCGCGCCCGCGACGAGCTTCTGGAAGGCCGGCCACACGCCGACGCTGATCGCCGCCTTTCTCTATTTCGACCTCGCCTTCATGGTGTGGGTGCTGCTGGGTCCGCTGGCGCCGATGATTTCCAAGACGCTGGCCCTGACCCCCGCCGAAAAGGGGCTGATGGTCGCGACGCCGACGCTGGCCGGCGCGCTGCTGCGCGTGGTCAACGGCCTGCTGGTCGACCGCATCGGCCCGAAAATGTCGGGCGCCATCAGCCAGGTGATCGTGATCGCCGGGCTGTTCACCGCCTGGATGGCGGGGATCGACAGCTTCGCCGGCACGCTGGCGCTGGGCGTGATCCTGGGCTTTGCCGGGGCGAGCTTCGCGATCGCGCTGCCGCTCGCCAGCCGCTGGTATCCGGCCGAACATCAGGGCAAGGCGATGGGTCTGGCCGGCATGGGCAATTCGGGCACGGTGCTCGCATCGCTGTTCGCGCCGGGGCTGGCCAAGCTGTTCGGCTGGAATTCGGTGCTGGGCCTGGCCTGCATCCCGCTGACGATCGTGTTCATCGCCTATATGGTGATGGCGAAGGACGCGCCCAACGCGCCCGCGCCCAAGAAGCTGGTCGATTATTTCGCGCCCCTGAAGCAGGCCGATGCCTGGTGGCTGATGGCCTTCTACGCGGTGACCTTCGGCGGTTTCGTGGGCCTCGCCGCCAGCCTGCCGATCTACTTCACCGACCAGTTCGGCCTGACCCCGGTGGTCGCGGGATATTGCACCGCAGGATGCGTGTTCGCCGGGTCGCTGGTGCGGCCGATGGGCGGCGCGCTGGCCGACCGGATCGGCGGCGTCAAGGCGCTGATGATGGTCTATGTCGTCGCCGCGCTGGCGCTGGCGGGTGTCGCCTATTCGACCACGCTGGTCGGTGCGCTCGGCCTGTTCGTGATGGCGATGCTGGCGTTGGGCACCGGCAATGGCTCGGTCTTCCAGCTCGTGCCGCAGCGCTTCCAGGCGGAAATCGGCATCATGACCGGCCTGGTCGGCATGGCGGGCGGCATTGGCGGCTTCTACCTGGCCAGTTCGCTGGGCATCGCCAAGCAGTTCACGGGCAGCTTCGCGCCGGGCTTCCTGATCTTTGCCGGCCTTGCGATCCTGGCCTTTGCGGGCGTCGCGCTGGTCAAGACCAAGTGGCGTGCGACCTGGAATACCGGCGCGCGCATCTGAGTTGGAGAGGAGGGCGGCGGCCGTTACGGACCGCCGCCCCAGCTTTTTCGCCAGCGCGGCGTGGAATCGCTTGAGCTGGCCGACGATTCGCTTTATGTTGCAGTGCAAAGGACGAGGTTGTCCTTCCTACCATAGCCGCACTGGTCCAGGGACGGATCAGCAAGGCGCAAATGATGGCAAGGCCGCCATCCAGACTTTCGGTTTTCGAACCGGGGGTCCGGATGGCGGCCTTTTTGTTTTTTCTTTTCCGGAGACGCAGGGATGGAGTTTCAGGTCAAGGACGAGGATCGGACGGAGGCGCAGGACGACATCCTGGTGCCGTTCGAGGATGTCCGTGAACATTTGGTGGTCGTGGGCAACGGCATGGCCGGTTGCCGGGCGGTCGAGGAACTGCTGGCGCGGGATGCGGGACGCTACCGCGTCACCATCTTCGGCGCAGAGCCTTATGTGAACTATAACCGCATCATGCTCTCGCCGGTGCTGGCCGGCGAAAAGAGCTTCGACGACATCATCATCAACACGCGCGAATGGTATGCCGACAATGGCATAGAGCTGATCGCGGGTGATCCGGTTACGGCGATCGACCGCACCGCCAAGACCGTCACGAGCCACTCGGGTCGCACCATGGGCTATGACAAGCTGCTGATCGCCACCGGCTCCGATCCCTTCATCATCCCGGTTCCGGGCAAGGATCTGCCCGGCGTCATCAGCTTCCGCGACATGAAGGATGTCGACACCATGCTTGCCGCCGCCGATGCGGGCGGGGACGCGGTCGTGATCGGCGGCGGCCTTCTGGGCCTGGAAGCCGCGCATGGCCTGACCCTGCGCGGCATGAAGGTGACGGTCATCCACCTGATGGACACGCTGATGGAGCGGCAGCTCGACGAGGCCGCCGGCTGGCTGCTCAAGAGCGCGCTGGAGGCACGCGGCCAGACCATCCTGACCGGCGCCAACACCGAAGCCATCTATGGCGACGGCAAGGTCGAGGGCGTCCGGCTGAAGGACGGGCGCGAGATTCCGGCGAGCCTGGTCGTCATGGCGGTGGGCATCCGCCCGTCGACGGCGCTGGCCCGCGAAGCGGGGCTGGAGGTCAATCGCGGCATCAAGGTCGACGATCACATGGTCACGAGCGACCCCGACGTGCTGGCGGTCGGCGAGTGTGTCGAGCATGACGGCAATGTCTACGGCCTCGTCGCGCCGCTCTGGGACATGTGCCGCAGCCTCGCCGACGGTCTGACCGACCAGCACACGGGCTACAAGGGTTCGGTCACCTCGACCAAGCTCAAGGTCGCCGGGCTGGACGTTTTCTCCGCCGGTGACTTCTCCGGTGGCGAAGGTTGCGAGGATATCGTCCTGCGCGATGCGTCGCGCGGCGTCTACAAGCGCGTCGTGGTCAAGGAAGACCGGATCGTCGGCGCGGTGCTCTATGGCGACACGGCGGACGGCGGCTGGTATTTCGACCTGCTGAAGCGCGAAGAGGATGTCAGCGACATTCGCGACCTGTTGATCTTCGGCCAGGCCTTCGCCTCGGGAGGGGGCGCGCTGGACCCTAAGGCGGCCGTTGCGGCGCTCTCGGACGATGCCGAGATCTGCGGCTGCAACGGCGTCAGCAAGGGCCAGGTCGTCGCCTGCATCGAAGCGGGCAATTGCTCGCTCGACGCGGTTCGCGCCGGGTGCAAGGCGTCGGCCAGCTGCGGCAGCTGCACCGGTCTGGTCGAGAATCTGCTTAGCGTGGTGCTGGGCGACGAGGTGAAGTCCGGCCCCAAGACGATGTGCAAATGCACCAGCTTCACCCATGACGATGTCCGTCGCGAGATCGTGGCGCAAAATATGCGCTCGATCCCGGAGGTGATGCAGTTGCTGCACTGGTCGACCCCGGACGGCTGTTCCTCCTGCCGCCCTGCGCTCAACTATTATCTGCTCTGCGCGCTGCCGGGCGAATATCAGGACGATCAGCAGAGCCGCTTCGTCAATGAGCGGATGCACGCCAATATCCAGAAGGACGGCACCTACTCGGTCGTCCCGCGCATGTGGGGCGGCCTCACCAACCCGCGCGAGCTGCGCGCGATCGCGGACGTGGTCGAGAAATATGACGCCCCGATGGTGAAAGTCACCGGCGGCCAGCGCCTCGACATTTTCGGCATCAAAAAGGAAGACCTGCCCGCCGTCTGGGCCGACCTCAATGCCGCGGGCATGGTGTCGGGCCATGCCTATGGCAAGTCGCTGCGCACGGTGAAGACCTGCGTCGGGTCCGAATGGTGCCGCTTCGGCACGCAGGATTCGACCGGCCTTGGCGTCAAGATCGAGCGGATGACCTGGGGGTCGTGGATGCCCCACAAGTTCAAGATCGCGGCATCGGGCTGCCCCCGCAACTGCGCGGAGGCGACGATCAAGGATTTCGGCGTGGTGTGCGTCGACTCGGGCTATGAACTGCATGTCGGGGGCAATGGCGGCATCCATGTCCGCGCCACCGACCTGCTCTGCAAGGTCGCGACCGAGCAGGAGGCGCTCGATTATTGCGCCGCCTTCATCCAGCTCTATCGCGAGGAAGCGCGCTATCTGGAGCGCACCGCGCCCTGGATCGAGCGGGTCGGCGTCGACTATATCAAGAGCCGGATCGTCGAGGACGAGGCAGGCCGGGAAGCACTGCGCGCCCGCTTCCTCTATTCGCAAAGCTTCAGCCAGGACGATCCCTGGGCCGAGCGTGCCGCCGGCCAACATGCCGAGCTGCATCAGCATCTCCAGCCCATCTCCATCGCAGCGGAGTGAACGACATGACCGACTGGATCGACATCGGAACGCTGGCCGACATTCCCCAGCGCGGCGCCCGCACGGTGCAGATCGAAGGGCAGAAGGAAATCGCCGTTTTCCGCACCGGCGACGACCAGATCTTCGCGCTGGTCAACGAATGCCCGCACAAGAAGGGGCCGCTGAGCCAGGGCATCGTCCACGGCCACAGCGTCGCCTGCCCGCTGCACAACTGGAACATCGCGCTCAAGACCGGCGAGGCGCAGGGCGCGGACGAGGGCTGCACCCCGACCATCGCGGTCAGGCAGGATGGCGACCGCATCCTCATCGCTCGGCCCGCCGCGCTGAAGGCGGCGGCATGAGCTTTCGGTCCCTGTCGCTGGCGGCAGGGGCCGGGGTGGAGGATGGGTGCCGGCCATCCCTTGCGGCACGCGCCTCCACCCAGTTTTCCCTTTTCGGATCAAGAGGTAAGGCATGACAGAGGCCATCCGCACCACCTGCGCCTATTGCGGCGTCGGCTGCGGCATTTCGGCCACGCCGACCGGGCCGCGATCGGTCATCATCAAGGGCGACGAGGCGCACCCGGCCAATGGCGGGCGCCTCTGCTCCAAGGGCACGCATCTGGGCGAAACGGTGGGGCTGACCGGTCGGCTGCTGCATCCCATGATCGGCAACAAGCGCGCCAGCTGGGACAAGGCGCTGGACCT
This window encodes:
- the nirD gene encoding nitrite reductase small subunit NirD, whose translation is MTDWIDIGTLADIPQRGARTVQIEGQKEIAVFRTGDDQIFALVNECPHKKGPLSQGIVHGHSVACPLHNWNIALKTGEAQGADEGCTPTIAVRQDGDRILIARPAALKAAA
- the nirB gene encoding nitrite reductase large subunit NirB codes for the protein MEFQVKDEDRTEAQDDILVPFEDVREHLVVVGNGMAGCRAVEELLARDAGRYRVTIFGAEPYVNYNRIMLSPVLAGEKSFDDIIINTREWYADNGIELIAGDPVTAIDRTAKTVTSHSGRTMGYDKLLIATGSDPFIIPVPGKDLPGVISFRDMKDVDTMLAAADAGGDAVVIGGGLLGLEAAHGLTLRGMKVTVIHLMDTLMERQLDEAAGWLLKSALEARGQTILTGANTEAIYGDGKVEGVRLKDGREIPASLVVMAVGIRPSTALAREAGLEVNRGIKVDDHMVTSDPDVLAVGECVEHDGNVYGLVAPLWDMCRSLADGLTDQHTGYKGSVTSTKLKVAGLDVFSAGDFSGGEGCEDIVLRDASRGVYKRVVVKEDRIVGAVLYGDTADGGWYFDLLKREEDVSDIRDLLIFGQAFASGGGALDPKAAVAALSDDAEICGCNGVSKGQVVACIEAGNCSLDAVRAGCKASASCGSCTGLVENLLSVVLGDEVKSGPKTMCKCTSFTHDDVRREIVAQNMRSIPEVMQLLHWSTPDGCSSCRPALNYYLLCALPGEYQDDQQSRFVNERMHANIQKDGTYSVVPRMWGGLTNPRELRAIADVVEKYDAPMVKVTGGQRLDIFGIKKEDLPAVWADLNAAGMVSGHAYGKSLRTVKTCVGSEWCRFGTQDSTGLGVKIERMTWGSWMPHKFKIAASGCPRNCAEATIKDFGVVCVDSGYELHVGGNGGIHVRATDLLCKVATEQEALDYCAAFIQLYREEARYLERTAPWIERVGVDYIKSRIVEDEAGREALRARFLYSQSFSQDDPWAERAAGQHAELHQHLQPISIAAE
- a CDS encoding nitrate/nitrite transporter, producing MATAYWDREEEGRAPAPATSFWKAGHTPTLIAAFLYFDLAFMVWVLLGPLAPMISKTLALTPAEKGLMVATPTLAGALLRVVNGLLVDRIGPKMSGAISQVIVIAGLFTAWMAGIDSFAGTLALGVILGFAGASFAIALPLASRWYPAEHQGKAMGLAGMGNSGTVLASLFAPGLAKLFGWNSVLGLACIPLTIVFIAYMVMAKDAPNAPAPKKLVDYFAPLKQADAWWLMAFYAVTFGGFVGLAASLPIYFTDQFGLTPVVAGYCTAGCVFAGSLVRPMGGALADRIGGVKALMMVYVVAALALAGVAYSTTLVGALGLFVMAMLALGTGNGSVFQLVPQRFQAEIGIMTGLVGMAGGIGGFYLASSLGIAKQFTGSFAPGFLIFAGLAILAFAGVALVKTKWRATWNTGARI